A portion of the Suricata suricatta isolate VVHF042 chromosome 11, meerkat_22Aug2017_6uvM2_HiC, whole genome shotgun sequence genome contains these proteins:
- the LOC115272420 gene encoding olfactory receptor 5T3-like, with amino-acid sequence MSGFPSELNLHRIQMKNVTEVTMFILTGFTDDFEVQIVLFLLFLAIYLFTLVGNLGLVILVIGDARLHNPMYYFLSVLSFLDACYSSVVTPKMLVNFLAENKAISYVGCAAQMLLFVTFGTTECFLLAAMAYDRYVAIYNPLLYSVIMSPRVYVPLIIGSYVGGILNASVHTLATFSLS; translated from the coding sequence ATGTCAGGGTTCCCATCAGAATTAAATTTACACAGGATACAGATGAAAAATGTGACCGAAGTCACAATGTTCATATTGACGGGCTTCACAGATGATTTTGAAGTGCAAATCGTTCTCTTCTTACTATTTCTAGCAATCTACCTTTTTACTCTGGTAGGAAATTTGGGACTGGTTATACTGGTCATTGGGGATGCTCGGCTCCACAACCCCATGTACTACTTCCTGAGTGTATTGTCTTTCTTGGATGCCTGCTATTCTTCAGTTGTCACCCCAAAAATGTTGGTCAATTTCCTCGCAGAGAATAAAGCCATTTCCTATGTTGGGTGTGCAGCCCAGATGCTTCTCTTTGTTACCTTTGGGACCACAGAATGCTTTCTCTTGGCCgcaatggcctatgaccgctatgtagCAATCTACAACCCGCTCCTGTACTCCGTGATCATGTCACCCAGAGTCTATGTGCCACTCATCATTGGTTCCTATGTGGGTGGCATTTTGAATGCTTCTGTCCACACATTGGCCACCTTTAGCCTGTCC
- the LOC115272421 gene encoding olfactory receptor 1094-like → MSGFPSELNLHRIQMKNVTEVTMFILTGFTDDFEVQIVLFLLFLAMYLFTLVGNLGLVILVVGNSRLHNPMYYFLSVLSFLDACYSSVVTPKMLINFLTENKAISYVGCAAQMLLFVTFGTTECFLLAAMAYDRYVAIYNPLLYSVIMSPRVYVPLIIGSYVGGILHASVHTVATFSLSFCASNVLRHVFCDIPPLLAISCSDTHTNQLLLFYFVGSIEIITILVVLISYGFILLAILKIRSAEGRRKVFSTCGSHLTGLSIYHGTILFMYVRPSSNYALDHDMIVSTFYTIVIPMLNPIIYSLRNKDVIDAMKKLFERNLFLSKMHFQH, encoded by the coding sequence ATGTCAGGGTTCCCATCAGAATTAAATTTACACAGGATACAGATGAAAAATGTGACCGAAGTCACAATGTTCATATTGACGGGCTTCACAGATGATTTTGAAGTGCAAATCGTTCTCTTCCTACTATTTCTAGCAATGTACCTTTTTACTCTGGTAGGAAATTTGGGACTGGTTATATTGGTCGTTGGGAATTCTCGGCTCCACAACCCCATGTACTACTTCTTGAGCGTATTGTCTTTCTTGGATGCCTGCTATTCTTCAGTTGTCACCCCAAAAATGTTGATCAACTTCCTCACAGAGAATAAAGCCATTTCCTATGTTGGGTGTGCAGCCCAGATGCTTCTCTTTGTTACCTTTGGGACCACAGAATGCTTTCTCTTGGCCgcaatggcctatgaccgctatgtagCAATCTACAACCCGCTCCTGTACTCAGTGATCATGTCACCCAGAGTCTATGTGCCACTCATCATTGGTTCGTATGTGGGTGGCATTTTGCATGCTTCTGTCCACACAGTGGCCACATTCAGCCTATCCTTCTGTGCATCCAATGTACTTAGACATGTCTTTTGTGACATCCCTCCTCTCCTCGCCATTTCTTGTTCTGACACTCACACAAACCAGCTCCTGCTCTTCTACTTCGTGGGCTCTATTGAGATCATCACTATCCTGGTGGTTCTGATCTCCTATGGGTTCATTCTATTGGCCATTCTGAAGATTCGCTCTgctgaagggaggaggaaagtctTTTCTACATGTGGCTCTCACCTAACTGGACTGTCAATATATCACGGAACCATCCTCTTCATGTATGTGAGACCAAGTTCCAACTATGCTCTGGACCATGACATGATAGTGTCAACGTTTTACACGATTGTGATTCCCATGCTGAATCCCATCATCTACAGTTTAAGGAACAAAGATGTAATAGATGCGATGAAGAAATTGTTTGAGAGAAATTTGTTCCTAAGTAAAATGCATTTTCAGCATTGA